A genome region from Neofelis nebulosa isolate mNeoNeb1 chromosome 14, mNeoNeb1.pri, whole genome shotgun sequence includes the following:
- the TMEM71 gene encoding transmembrane protein 71 isoform X2 — MYRISQLMSTPVASKCFSGSERRYTREPSPRCLFPSFACDFLDGDSSFEGCSAALLTGSHVTCRRSPRLLSNGYYVWTEDPLLCDKDGNITLSPPQASVLYKENLVRVFRKKKRIRPSFSDLFSLGASKSWQHGNIFGDVDSSLSEDTWLEGVGRLDTHHCNDIGDDHDGSATDAREAEQRKAASSSSHAASRTPPENSHDLALQSPGTTSEHFPGNLLDHAKTSLWRDIFFRAFLLAACLIICACAR, encoded by the exons ATGTACCGAATATCTCAACTGATGTCAACACCAGTGGCAAGTAAAT GTTTTTCAGGCTCTGAGAGAAGATATACCAGAGAGCCGTCTCCCAGATGCCTTTTCCCAAG tTTTGCCTGTGATTTCCTGGATGGTGACAGTTCCTTTGAAGGCTGCTCTGCAGCTCTCTTGACGGGCTCCCACGTTACCTGTCGCCGAAGTCCCAGACTCCTCTCCAATGGCTACTATGTTTGGACAGAGGACCCTCTCCTCTGTGACAAAGACGGCAACATAACTCTGAGCCCACCCCAGGCCAGTGTTCTTTACAAGGAGAATTTAGTTAG ggtatttagaaagaaaaagagaatccgcCCTTCCTTTTCTGATCTCTTCAGCCTTGGTGCCTCTAAATCCTGGCAGCATGGAAATATCTTTGGTGATGTTGACTCTTCCCTAAGTGAGGACACCTGGTTGGAGGGGGTCGGGAGGCTGGACACGCACCATTGCAACGATATCG GCGACGATCACGATGGTTCTGCGACTGATGCACGCGAGGCAGAGCAGCGGAAGgcagcctcctcctccagccaCGCTGCGTCTCGGACTCCGCCAGAGAACTCCCACGACCTGGCCCTTCAGTCTCCAGGGACAACTTCTGAACATTTCCCGGGGAACCTTCTGGATCACGCAA AAACCAGTTTGTGGAGAGACATCTTCTTTCGAGCATTTCTCCTGGCCGCGTGCTTAATCATTTGTGCGTGTGCAAG GTGA
- the TMEM71 gene encoding transmembrane protein 71 isoform X4: MYRISQLMSTPVASKCFSGSERRYTREPSPRCLFPSFACDFLDGDSSFEGCSAALLTGSHVTCRRSPRLLSNGYYVWTEDPLLCDKDGNITLSPPQASVLYKENLVRVFRKKKRIRPSFSDLFSLGASKSWQHGNIFGDVDSSLSEDTWLEGVGRLDTHHCNDIGFHPSVRGWLSGVHRASLFLVLKQHFPKCVAGGTDTSGTQRSRTLNPTVMEHLRHLLRFPQSF, translated from the exons ATGTACCGAATATCTCAACTGATGTCAACACCAGTGGCAAGTAAAT GTTTTTCAGGCTCTGAGAGAAGATATACCAGAGAGCCGTCTCCCAGATGCCTTTTCCCAAG tTTTGCCTGTGATTTCCTGGATGGTGACAGTTCCTTTGAAGGCTGCTCTGCAGCTCTCTTGACGGGCTCCCACGTTACCTGTCGCCGAAGTCCCAGACTCCTCTCCAATGGCTACTATGTTTGGACAGAGGACCCTCTCCTCTGTGACAAAGACGGCAACATAACTCTGAGCCCACCCCAGGCCAGTGTTCTTTACAAGGAGAATTTAGTTAG ggtatttagaaagaaaaagagaatccgcCCTTCCTTTTCTGATCTCTTCAGCCTTGGTGCCTCTAAATCCTGGCAGCATGGAAATATCTTTGGTGATGTTGACTCTTCCCTAAGTGAGGACACCTGGTTGGAGGGGGTCGGGAGGCTGGACACGCACCATTGCAACGATATCG GTTTCCATCCCTCGGTTCGAGGCTGGCTTTCTGGAGTACACAGGGCAAGTCTCTTCTTGGTTCTAAAGCAACATTTCCCGAAGTGTGTGGCCGGGGGGACAGACACCTCTGGGACGCAGAGGTCACGAACCCTGAATCCCACAGTGATGGAGCATCTCCGACACCTTTTGCGATTCCCTCAGTCCTTCTAA
- the TMEM71 gene encoding transmembrane protein 71 isoform X5, with product MYRISQLMSTPVASKCFSGSERRYTREPSPRCLFPSFACDFLDGDSSFEGCSAALLTGSHVTCRRSPRLLSNGYYVWTEDPLLCDKDGNITLSPPQASVLYKENLVRVFRKKKRIRPSFSDLFSLGASKSWQHGNIFGDVDSSLSEDTWLEGVGRLDTHHCNDIGDDHDGSATDAREAEQRKAASSSSHAASRTPPENSHDLALQSPGTTSEHFPGNLLDHASRLC from the exons ATGTACCGAATATCTCAACTGATGTCAACACCAGTGGCAAGTAAAT GTTTTTCAGGCTCTGAGAGAAGATATACCAGAGAGCCGTCTCCCAGATGCCTTTTCCCAAG tTTTGCCTGTGATTTCCTGGATGGTGACAGTTCCTTTGAAGGCTGCTCTGCAGCTCTCTTGACGGGCTCCCACGTTACCTGTCGCCGAAGTCCCAGACTCCTCTCCAATGGCTACTATGTTTGGACAGAGGACCCTCTCCTCTGTGACAAAGACGGCAACATAACTCTGAGCCCACCCCAGGCCAGTGTTCTTTACAAGGAGAATTTAGTTAG ggtatttagaaagaaaaagagaatccgcCCTTCCTTTTCTGATCTCTTCAGCCTTGGTGCCTCTAAATCCTGGCAGCATGGAAATATCTTTGGTGATGTTGACTCTTCCCTAAGTGAGGACACCTGGTTGGAGGGGGTCGGGAGGCTGGACACGCACCATTGCAACGATATCG GCGACGATCACGATGGTTCTGCGACTGATGCACGCGAGGCAGAGCAGCGGAAGgcagcctcctcctccagccaCGCTGCGTCTCGGACTCCGCCAGAGAACTCCCACGACCTGGCCCTTCAGTCTCCAGGGACAACTTCTGAACATTTCCCGGGGAACCTTCTGGATCACGCAA GTCGGTTGTGTTGA
- the TMEM71 gene encoding transmembrane protein 71 isoform X1, which translates to MYRISQLMSTPVASKCFSGSERRYTREPSPRCLFPSFACDFLDGDSSFEGCSAALLTGSHVTCRRSPRLLSNGYYVWTEDPLLCDKDGNITLSPPQASVLYKENLVRVFRKKKRIRPSFSDLFSLGASKSWQHGNIFGDVDSSLSEDTWLEGVGRLDTHHCNDIGDDHDGSATDAREAEQRKAASSSSHAASRTPPENSHDLALQSPGTTSEHFPGNLLDHASCELLEDGHCVSVICGCQPAHGAPGTEPVLRNWRADQGRCLHSGDKNTQV; encoded by the exons ATGTACCGAATATCTCAACTGATGTCAACACCAGTGGCAAGTAAAT GTTTTTCAGGCTCTGAGAGAAGATATACCAGAGAGCCGTCTCCCAGATGCCTTTTCCCAAG tTTTGCCTGTGATTTCCTGGATGGTGACAGTTCCTTTGAAGGCTGCTCTGCAGCTCTCTTGACGGGCTCCCACGTTACCTGTCGCCGAAGTCCCAGACTCCTCTCCAATGGCTACTATGTTTGGACAGAGGACCCTCTCCTCTGTGACAAAGACGGCAACATAACTCTGAGCCCACCCCAGGCCAGTGTTCTTTACAAGGAGAATTTAGTTAG ggtatttagaaagaaaaagagaatccgcCCTTCCTTTTCTGATCTCTTCAGCCTTGGTGCCTCTAAATCCTGGCAGCATGGAAATATCTTTGGTGATGTTGACTCTTCCCTAAGTGAGGACACCTGGTTGGAGGGGGTCGGGAGGCTGGACACGCACCATTGCAACGATATCG GCGACGATCACGATGGTTCTGCGACTGATGCACGCGAGGCAGAGCAGCGGAAGgcagcctcctcctccagccaCGCTGCGTCTCGGACTCCGCCAGAGAACTCCCACGACCTGGCCCTTCAGTCTCCAGGGACAACTTCTGAACATTTCCCGGGGAACCTTCTGGATCACGCAA gctgtgagctccttgaggatgGGCACTGTGTCTCAGTCATCTGTGGATGCCAACCTGCCCACGGAGCGCCTGGCACAGAGCCGGTGCTCCGAAACTGGCGGGCCGATCAGGGGCGCTGTCTCCATTCTGGAGATAAGAATACTCAAGTTTAG
- the TMEM71 gene encoding transmembrane protein 71 isoform X3: protein MYRISQLMSTPVASKCFSGSERRYTREPSPRCLFPSFACDFLDGDSSFEGCSAALLTGSHVTCRRSPRLLSNGYYVWTEDPLLCDKDGNITLSPPQASVLYKENLVRVFRKKKRIRPSFSDLFSLGASKSWQHGNIFGDVDSSLSEDTWLEGVGRLDTHHCNDIGDDHDGSATDAREAEQRKAASSSSHAASRTPPENSHDLALQSPGTTSEHFPGNLLDHASKTLCSG from the exons ATGTACCGAATATCTCAACTGATGTCAACACCAGTGGCAAGTAAAT GTTTTTCAGGCTCTGAGAGAAGATATACCAGAGAGCCGTCTCCCAGATGCCTTTTCCCAAG tTTTGCCTGTGATTTCCTGGATGGTGACAGTTCCTTTGAAGGCTGCTCTGCAGCTCTCTTGACGGGCTCCCACGTTACCTGTCGCCGAAGTCCCAGACTCCTCTCCAATGGCTACTATGTTTGGACAGAGGACCCTCTCCTCTGTGACAAAGACGGCAACATAACTCTGAGCCCACCCCAGGCCAGTGTTCTTTACAAGGAGAATTTAGTTAG ggtatttagaaagaaaaagagaatccgcCCTTCCTTTTCTGATCTCTTCAGCCTTGGTGCCTCTAAATCCTGGCAGCATGGAAATATCTTTGGTGATGTTGACTCTTCCCTAAGTGAGGACACCTGGTTGGAGGGGGTCGGGAGGCTGGACACGCACCATTGCAACGATATCG GCGACGATCACGATGGTTCTGCGACTGATGCACGCGAGGCAGAGCAGCGGAAGgcagcctcctcctccagccaCGCTGCGTCTCGGACTCCGCCAGAGAACTCCCACGACCTGGCCCTTCAGTCTCCAGGGACAACTTCTGAACATTTCCCGGGGAACCTTCTGGATCACGCAA GCAAAACATTATGTTCTGGCTAG